One genomic region from Candidatus Polarisedimenticolia bacterium encodes:
- the mtnP gene encoding S-methyl-5'-thioadenosine phosphorylase codes for MSQAQVGVIGGSGLYQMPEFTGTESVPIETPFGPPSDAYRVGRLAGVRVAFLARHGQGHRILPSEINFRANLYGFKALGVERIISVSAVGSLKEEIVPLDIVIPDQFIDRTRGRISTFFGEGLVAHVAFADPVCGVLSRLLRETAEGTGARVHPEGTYLCMEGPAFSTRAESRLYRSWGAAVIGMTNLQEAKLAREAEICYATLAMATDYDCWRVEEEAVTVAEVVARLQQNADTAARIITAVLPKLPGERACPCATALKNALLTAPGAIPPETRRRLDLLVGRYLGGGKS; via the coding sequence ATGTCCCAGGCCCAGGTGGGCGTCATCGGCGGCAGCGGCCTTTATCAGATGCCGGAATTCACCGGGACGGAGAGCGTCCCGATCGAGACACCTTTCGGGCCGCCCTCCGATGCCTACCGGGTAGGCCGCCTCGCCGGCGTGCGCGTGGCGTTCCTGGCGCGCCACGGCCAGGGGCATCGAATCCTCCCCTCCGAGATCAACTTCCGCGCCAACCTTTACGGATTCAAGGCCCTGGGCGTCGAGAGGATCATCTCGGTCTCCGCCGTCGGCAGCCTCAAGGAGGAAATCGTCCCCCTCGACATCGTGATTCCCGATCAGTTCATCGACCGGACGCGCGGCCGGATCTCCACCTTCTTCGGGGAAGGGCTGGTCGCCCATGTGGCTTTCGCCGACCCCGTCTGCGGCGTCCTCTCGCGCCTCCTCCGGGAGACCGCAGAGGGCACGGGAGCGCGCGTGCATCCGGAGGGAACCTATCTCTGCATGGAGGGGCCGGCCTTCTCGACCCGGGCCGAGTCGCGTCTCTACCGCTCCTGGGGCGCCGCGGTCATCGGCATGACGAATCTCCAGGAGGCAAAGCTGGCGCGCGAGGCGGAGATCTGTTACGCGACGCTCGCCATGGCGACCGATTACGACTGCTGGCGCGTCGAGGAGGAGGCGGTGACGGTGGCCGAGGTCGTCGCCCGCCTGCAGCAAAACGCCGACACGGCGGCGCGCATCATCACCGCGGTGCTGCCGAAGCTTCCGGGCGAGCGCGCCTGTCCCTGCGCCACGGCCTTGAAGAACGCCCTGCTCACCGCGCCGGGGGCGATTCCGCCGGAGACCCGGCGCCGGCTCGATCTCCTGGTGGGGCGCTACCTCGGCGGGGGGAAGTCCTGA
- a CDS encoding patatin-like phospholipase family protein gives MTPPEPREEAAPERGLCVVLGAGAFRGLAHVGVLKALRKASLPIDSIIGSSIGGLVAAFHAGLGLDLDEIADKMSRLTTPALFSLGVALRRWGALSLQARRRVETLLEELARLETMDLGRLHFGVRRLGLLAMDLPRGVEVFTATGMPGPVRADRVVLGGISIPMLFPLVKVEAEGRIYRLSDGGFSHAVPVERAFESPFRARTVLAVDLQVIRGFRERGRNRWAALHGRHGESLVRLTPDVSGAGTIFFRQGQAADLVRAGEESVTDAILSRLTLSGSGC, from the coding sequence TTGACTCCTCCCGAGCCCCGGGAGGAGGCTGCGCCCGAACGGGGCCTCTGCGTGGTCCTGGGCGCCGGCGCCTTCCGCGGCCTGGCGCACGTCGGGGTCCTCAAGGCGCTCCGGAAAGCCTCTCTGCCGATCGATTCGATCATCGGCTCCAGCATCGGAGGGCTGGTCGCCGCCTTCCACGCCGGGCTCGGCCTCGATTTGGACGAGATCGCCGACAAGATGTCGCGGCTGACGACCCCTGCTCTTTTCAGCCTCGGGGTCGCGTTGCGCCGCTGGGGGGCGCTGTCGCTGCAGGCGCGCCGCCGGGTCGAGACGCTGCTGGAGGAGCTCGCCCGTCTCGAGACGATGGATCTGGGACGGCTTCATTTCGGCGTGCGGCGTCTCGGCCTGCTGGCGATGGACCTCCCCCGAGGCGTCGAGGTCTTCACCGCCACGGGCATGCCGGGCCCCGTCAGGGCAGACCGCGTCGTGCTCGGCGGAATCAGCATCCCGATGCTCTTTCCTCTGGTGAAAGTTGAGGCGGAGGGGAGGATCTACCGCCTCTCCGACGGCGGCTTCAGCCACGCCGTTCCGGTCGAAAGGGCCTTCGAGAGCCCCTTCCGCGCGCGCACCGTGCTGGCCGTGGACCTCCAGGTGATCCGCGGCTTCCGGGAGCGGGGAAGGAACCGCTGGGCGGCGCTGCACGGACGGCACGGGGAGTCCTTGGTGCGGTTGACTCCGGACGTGTCGGGCGCCGGAACGATCTTCTTCCGGCAGGGACAGGCGGCCGATCTGGTGCGGGCCGGAGAGGAGAGCGTCACCGACGCCATCCTCTCCCGGTTGACCCTTTCAGGCTCTGGATGCTAG